CGCCGAAGCAAAGAGGGCGAAGAAAACATATGCTTGTTTCATGAGGTTAGTTTGGTGATATGAAATTATAACATTCTTCAATTCTCTTACCTTTGCCCTCGTGCTCACCCCAAGGAAAAAAGTACTCGTAATCACCTACTACTGGCCCCCCGCCGGTGGCGCCGGCGTACAACGCTGGCTGAAGTTTGTAAAGTACTTCCGCGATTTTGGCTGGGAACCTATCGTATATACCCCCGAAAACCCCGAAATGCCCGCCCGCGACGAATCGCTGCTGGCTGATGTGCCTGCAGATATTCAGATGCTTAAAACGCCCATCTGGGAGCCTTACGATGCCTATAAAAAACTGGTGGGCCGCAAAAAAGAAGAAGGCATAGGCGCAGGTTTTGTGTCAGACAAAAAGCAGCCCGGTAAGGCCGAAAGCCTTGCCGTGTGGGTGAGAGGCAATTTCTTTATTCCCGATGCGCGCCGGTTCTGGATCAGGCCTTCGGTGAAATTTCTTGCGCAATGGCTTAGCGAGAATAAGGTGGATGCCATAGTTTCTACCGGGCCTCCGCACAGTATGCATCTCATTGCGCTCGGACTGAAAAAGAAAATGCCGCACCTGAAATGGGTGGCCGATTTCCGCGACCCGTGGACCAATATTGATTTCTACGAAGAACTCAAACTCTCGTCGTGGGCCGATGCAAAACATCACCGCCTCGAACGTAAAGTGCTCCAAACAGCCAATGCGGTGGTGAGTGTGGGGAAAACGATGAGCGATGAGTTTGGCGAAATACTGGCTCAGGCTCATACATCCAACCGGCTAGAAGTAATTCCCAACGGTTTTGATCCTGATGCCGTTTTCACGTCGGGTTATACGCCCGATGAAAAATTTTCCATTGCCCACATCGGCACACTCAACCGCTCGCGCAATCCGCACGAACTCTGGAATGTGCTTTCGATGCTGGTAAAAGAAAATGAAGCTTTTGCCACCCACCTCGAAATAAAACTCGTGGGCAAGGTTGATTTTCAAGTTATGGAAGCCATTGAGCAGGCCGGCCTCACAAAATATCTTCGCAAAATAGATTACGTACCGCTCAGCGAAGTGGGGCGCGTGCAAAAAGAAAGCCGGGTGTTGCTGCTGCTGATTAACCGCACCAAAAACGCCA
This genomic window from Bacteroidota bacterium contains:
- a CDS encoding glycosyltransferase family 4 protein — protein: MLTPRKKVLVITYYWPPAGGAGVQRWLKFVKYFRDFGWEPIVYTPENPEMPARDESLLADVPADIQMLKTPIWEPYDAYKKLVGRKKEEGIGAGFVSDKKQPGKAESLAVWVRGNFFIPDARRFWIRPSVKFLAQWLSENKVDAIVSTGPPHSMHLIALGLKKKMPHLKWVADFRDPWTNIDFYEELKLSSWADAKHHRLERKVLQTANAVVSVGKTMSDEFGEILAQAHTSNRLEVIPNGFDPDAVFTSGYTPDEKFSIAHIGTLNRSRNPHELWNVLSMLVKENEAFATHLEIKLVGKVDFQVMEAIEQAGLTKYLRKIDYVPLSEVGRVQKESRVLLLLINRTKNAKGIITGKFFEYMATGNPVLAIGPEDGDAAAIIAETGCGFISGFGQTENLTQHILQLFQQYKSGHTPHQISPLVQQYSRRELTGKMARLLESL